TATAAAGTTCATGGACTGGTTGTTGTCTCATTGTTAACTGCGTGCAGTAACAGTGACGATAGTCGTAGTGTTTCGTCGTTGGATGATCGGTTATCATCCGTTATTCAATCTAATGCCTTAACGGGCGATCCTTCTGCAGGGCGCGATCTGGTTTCTATTAATGAGCCGATTGCACAGTTAGGGATGAAGTTGTTTTATTCCAAATCACTTGGTGGTGATCAGGATGCAGCATGTGTCAGTTGTCACCATCCTGCGTTAGGCGGTGGCGATGATTTGTCTTTGCCGATAGGTGTTGGCGCAGATGTGCATGACCTTTTGGGGCCAGGGCGTACACATGGCGGTGGTGATGTTGAGCCTACCGTTCCTCGTAATGCTCCTACGACCTTTAATATCGCGTTATGGGATGAAGTTTTGTTTCATGACGGTCGTGTCGAAAGTTTGGGTAAAACAGCAGGAAAGAATGGCGCTGATGGCATTGGGATTCGTACGCCCGATAGTGCTTTTGGCAGTTCCGATCCAGAAGCAGGCCCTAGTTTAACGGCTGCTCAGGCTCGTTTTCCTGTGACGTCTGCTGCGGAAATGCGCTCTGATTATGAGTTGGGTGGTACGAATGCTCAATTACGTGCTCGGTTACAGGCGCGTTTAAGAGATGAGGCGCCCAGTGCTGGTGAGATTGATGTTGATGGAGCAGATGAGGATGGCTTAAACAACTGGGTGTCGGCGTTTGAAGAGGTATATGCCGCCACGGTGCCTTCCGCTGATATCATTACGTTTGATCGTGTTACGGAAGCAATCGCTGCCTACGAGATATCTCAGGTCTTTGTTGATACGCCATGGAAGTCTTATGTAGAAGGTAATAAGTCGGCTTTATCTGATTCTCAGAAGCGTGGTGCATTGGTTTTCTTTACCTCAATTGCTGATGGTGGAGCAGGTTGTTCTTCATGTCATTCTGGTGACTTCTTTACTGATGAAGCCTTCCATAATTTAGCGATGCCTCAGATAGGAGAAGGCAAGGGCAATGGTGTGAGTGGTCGTGATGATTTTGGCCGTATGCGAGAAACCTCTTTGGTTTCTGATCAATACGCGTTCCGCACGCCTACCTTATTGAATATCGAGCATACCGGGCCTTATGGGCATTCAGGGGCGTATGAGACGCTTGAGGATGTAATTCGACATCATTTAAATCCTTCAGATGCTATTGATGATTACTTTGCCGCTGGCGGTCAGTGCAGTAATTTGTCTCAGTTGGAAGGGGCCAGTTGCGAAGATATCAGTGGCGATGTTGCAGAGTCGAATACGCGGTTGGCGCTTGATAAGCTAGAGACCGATATGACCGCTGGATTGTCCTCACTTATTGAAACAGAACTATCGGATCAGACGGTAATGGATTTGGTCAGCTTCATGACAGCGTTGACCGACCCTTGCTTGGAAGATGCGATGTGTCTGAGTCAATGGATTCCTGAATCTTCCGACAATACCATTGATGGTAACCAGATAAACGGTGAGGATGAAAACGCTTCGCCATTGGTTGTTAACTAACGTCCGTTTTGTATATGCACACCACTTGGTCTAAGTGGTGTGTTCTTCGTCATTCTATTCTTTCGTTCAGTTATCCCAAGACATGGCAAGATGCTATATAATTGCCCGAATTTTAAATTGTTGTGGATAGTTTAGATGTCTAAATTTGCTGCTGAAGTGGATTCTCGCAGAACATTTGCGATTATTTCTCACCCGGATGCGGGTAAAACCACCATTACCGAAAAGCTGTTGTTATTCGGAAACGCCATTCAGGTTGCGGGAACTGTAAAAGGTAAGAAAGGCACCCGTATGGCAACCTCTGACTGGATGGCAATGGAGCAGCAGCGTGGTATTTCCATTACAACTTCCGTGATGCAGTTTCCATACAACGGTCGTACCGTAAACCTACTGGATACACCGGGGCACGAAGACTTCTCTGAAGATACCTATCGAGTTCTTACTGCCGTTGACTCTGCCTTGATGGTCATTGATGGTGCGAAAGGGGTTGAGGACCGAACCATTAAATTGATGGAAGTGTGTCGTCTGAGAGACACGCCGATCTTTACCTTCGTAAATAAGATGGATCGTGAAGTTCGTGATCAGATTGAAGTCATGGACGAGATCGAAGACATCCTGAAGATTCAGTGTGCTCCGATTACCTGGCCGATCGGCATGGGGAAAGCATTCAAAGGTATCTATAATTTATACACGGATACCATTCATGTGTTTGAGCCTGGAAAAGGGTTAACCATTCCGGATGATGTTCGTGTAGAAGGTTTGGAATCGGACGAAGCGAAAACTTTGTTGGGCGATCTATACGATGATTTCGTTGAAGAAATCGAGTTAGTGCGTGGTGCCAGTCATGAGTTTGATTTGGACGCGTATCAACAAGGATTGATGACGCCGGTATTCTTTGGTACCGCACTGTCGAACTTTGGCGTTCGAGAAATGTTGAATGACTTTGTTGAGTGGGCCCCGAAACCTTTGTCGCGAAACACCGAGACACGTGAGGTTGATCCTCATGAAGAGGGGCTGTCTGGATTTATCTTTAAAATTCAGGCAAATATGGATCCAAAGCATCGCGACCGTATTGCCTTCATGCGAATCTGCTCTGGGCGTTATACCCGAGGCATGAAGATGAAACATGTGCGTATCGGGAAGGATGTAAAAATTGCGGATGCGGTTACTTTCTTGGCCGGAGATCGCTCCAATGTGGAAGAAGCTGTATCGGGTGACATCATTGGTTTGCATAATCATGGCACTATTCAGATTGGTGATACTTTTACTGAAGGTGAAGATCTGAAGTTTTCTGGTATTCCGCACTTTGCTCCAGAGCTGTTCCGTCGTGTTCGTTTGGCAGATCCGTTGAAGATGAAACAACTTCAAAAAGGTCTTCAGCAGTTGTGTGAAGAAGGGGCGACTCAGCTGTTTATGCCAACCAAAAACAACGATCTGATTGTTGGTGCGGTTGGTGTGCTTCAGTTTGATGTGGTAGCGCAGCGTTTGAAGGACGAGTATAAGGTCGAGTGTATTTACGAGCCGGTGAATGTGTTCACTGCGCGTTGGATTGATTGCGATGATGATCGCAAGCTTGAAGAGTTTAAGCGTAAAGCCGGCGATAACTTGTCGGTTGATGGCGGTGGGCATTTGACTTATCTGGCGTCTACTCGTGTGAACTTGGCGATGATGGAAGAGCGTTGGCCTGATATCAGCTTTAGGTCTACTCGGGAGCATTAATCGAGTCGAGGTAACCATGAGGTATTTCGATACGCATTGCCATTTGGACTTTGAGGTGTTTGATTCCTCTTTGGAATCGCTTTTGGTGGCGTGTCGGAGCTCCGGGATTGATAGGTTTGTGATTCCGGGAACCCGAGTATCCTCGATACCCAAGATTCGATCTATCCAGAAACAAAATGAAGGGGTGTATGTGGCGTTTGGCATACACCCTTTTTTTGTGGATGACGATTCCCTTTCGGACTTGCCTGAACTTGAACGCAATTTAATTTCCGCTGAATGTGACCCTTCGTTAGTTGCAGTGGGCGAAATTGGTCTCGATCGATTCTGTGATGCGGACTACGAACTTCAGTGTCGGGTATTCGAGGCTCAATTAGCTCTGGCCTTAAAGTTGGGCTTGCCTGTTATTCTTCACAACCGAAAAAGCGATCAACGTATTCTTGATGCTTTAACGAGATACCCAGTGAAGGGTGGTGTTGTACACGGGTTTTCAGGCAGTTATGAGACGGCAATGCGCTTTATTGATCGCGGCTTTAAAATCGGTATTGGCGGAGTGGTGACTTGGGAGAATGCTCGAAAAGTGCGAGATATGGTGGTTCGATTACCATTAGACGCGATAGTTTTGGAAACAGATGCGCCGGATATGTCACCCCAGTGGGCAAAGGGGCAGGTGAACTCGCCAAGCGAGCTTCCAGCAATTGCTCGGTATCTATCAGAGCTAAAGAAGATAGATTTAGCGATGCTTTGCGAGCAGCTGTATCGGAATAGTTGTGAGCTATTTTTTGACTGAAAGAACCTGACACGCCGTGCGTGGCAGGTGTTTTCTTATATTTGATCGGCTGCTTCAGACAGTTTTTCAACAATGGTGTCGCAGTACTTGGTTACCAGGAATGGAACAGTATTGGTGTTGTAGTTCTTGAAGGATGGCTCAATGAACCGCCATTTGCGATCAATGCTTCGAATGAGGTTTGAAATTTCTGGGTTGCCTTTGTGCATCTGACTGATACTTGCTAATTGTTCGGAGAATTTTCCAGCAAGCACGTCTGGTGTATCCATTTTCTCCTCGCCTTCAACATATAAACCAGCACCGCCAGTGGCAACAGAACGACGAACATAATCAGAGGTCATTTGTTGTAATAAAGTGGCTGCTTTTAATAGATCGTATTTCTTTGAATTGCCAGAAACTTCTATTTCTTTATCAATGATCTTATTCAGGGTTTTAAGAAGATTGAAACGTGCTTCATGAAGATCTGTAATGGCGTACTGGGATGTAAAACCTTCGGAAGCGATTTCATTCTTGCCTGCAAAAACGATGTAGTCTTTTGAAATGGCTAGTGACTCTTTGATTGCTTCGGCACTTTCTGGTGCATTGCTTTCTGACAGTTCTTTGCGTAAGCCGTTTAAATGAGAAATGTCTTGCTCTAATTTTTCTTGAATCAATGAATCGCCTTCATGCAGGGTTAATTGGTGAAAGCGTGTAGAAACCTGATAAGCGGCAAGTTGCATTTCTGTTGATGTTATCAAAGCCTGCTCATCGGCGATGGCAAAGGAGGCATTTGAAACAACAAAGCTAAGGAATAGGCTTAGTTTTGCAAAAAGGGAGATGTGTGAAGGGCGTGTTGTTGTTTTTCTCATCTCTTAACCTTTGGGTCTTTTATTAT
This genomic stretch from Litoribrevibacter albus harbors:
- a CDS encoding cytochrome-c peroxidase — protein: MKLAYKVHGLVVVSLLTACSNSDDSRSVSSLDDRLSSVIQSNALTGDPSAGRDLVSINEPIAQLGMKLFYSKSLGGDQDAACVSCHHPALGGGDDLSLPIGVGADVHDLLGPGRTHGGGDVEPTVPRNAPTTFNIALWDEVLFHDGRVESLGKTAGKNGADGIGIRTPDSAFGSSDPEAGPSLTAAQARFPVTSAAEMRSDYELGGTNAQLRARLQARLRDEAPSAGEIDVDGADEDGLNNWVSAFEEVYAATVPSADIITFDRVTEAIAAYEISQVFVDTPWKSYVEGNKSALSDSQKRGALVFFTSIADGGAGCSSCHSGDFFTDEAFHNLAMPQIGEGKGNGVSGRDDFGRMRETSLVSDQYAFRTPTLLNIEHTGPYGHSGAYETLEDVIRHHLNPSDAIDDYFAAGGQCSNLSQLEGASCEDISGDVAESNTRLALDKLETDMTAGLSSLIETELSDQTVMDLVSFMTALTDPCLEDAMCLSQWIPESSDNTIDGNQINGEDENASPLVVN
- a CDS encoding peptide chain release factor 3 — translated: MSKFAAEVDSRRTFAIISHPDAGKTTITEKLLLFGNAIQVAGTVKGKKGTRMATSDWMAMEQQRGISITTSVMQFPYNGRTVNLLDTPGHEDFSEDTYRVLTAVDSALMVIDGAKGVEDRTIKLMEVCRLRDTPIFTFVNKMDREVRDQIEVMDEIEDILKIQCAPITWPIGMGKAFKGIYNLYTDTIHVFEPGKGLTIPDDVRVEGLESDEAKTLLGDLYDDFVEEIELVRGASHEFDLDAYQQGLMTPVFFGTALSNFGVREMLNDFVEWAPKPLSRNTETREVDPHEEGLSGFIFKIQANMDPKHRDRIAFMRICSGRYTRGMKMKHVRIGKDVKIADAVTFLAGDRSNVEEAVSGDIIGLHNHGTIQIGDTFTEGEDLKFSGIPHFAPELFRRVRLADPLKMKQLQKGLQQLCEEGATQLFMPTKNNDLIVGAVGVLQFDVVAQRLKDEYKVECIYEPVNVFTARWIDCDDDRKLEEFKRKAGDNLSVDGGGHLTYLASTRVNLAMMEERWPDISFRSTREH
- a CDS encoding TatD family hydrolase yields the protein MRYFDTHCHLDFEVFDSSLESLLVACRSSGIDRFVIPGTRVSSIPKIRSIQKQNEGVYVAFGIHPFFVDDDSLSDLPELERNLISAECDPSLVAVGEIGLDRFCDADYELQCRVFEAQLALALKLGLPVILHNRKSDQRILDALTRYPVKGGVVHGFSGSYETAMRFIDRGFKIGIGGVVTWENARKVRDMVVRLPLDAIVLETDAPDMSPQWAKGQVNSPSELPAIARYLSELKKIDLAMLCEQLYRNSCELFFD